The Bicyclus anynana chromosome 4, ilBicAnyn1.1, whole genome shotgun sequence DNA window agagttgtttgtttgtttgaacacgctaatctcagaaggtccaatttaaaaaattctttcagtgttagatagcctatttatcaagaaaggctataggctatatattatccccgtattgctacGGGGATAataccacgcgggagaaacagcacggtgtcagctagtattataataaacatcaaaaacTTGGTCTACAATACTTTGTGAAAGACACCCAGTCAGCTGCAGACAGCTTGCCTGGTTGCTGTAGAATTTGAGGACTATTTACTATATTAACTATCCAGCATTACCACTGACTGACTGCACCCtcgttgaataaaaataataacaagtaTTTACAACACTGATTTATTACATAATTGCATCTAAATATTCACAAACTTTTAACATTCTAATCTTTTCGGATCTTCGCTACTCTTGGGTCGTCGGGTCGCATAATAACGTATACGTGCTTGTACCTTCTGTTGTCACCATCCTTTTTCACATAATCATAACATGCGTAAGTTCCTAGACCCAAACCAAAGATTGCCAAGCCCGAAGAGGCGAGAACCTCGGGAATCTCATTCCAGCCCTGTTGAAGTAATTGGCCAAGGGTACGCCGAGAAGCGTGGGCAGCCATGGTTagcgatttataaaattatgccttttatttaatgtacagtTCCAAGATTAGTTTTACCACAATCCCAATTCTCAAATTGATATTTGATATTGAAAAGAATAGATTAAATGCGAAATTACAGCTTAgctgtcaaatttcatccacTGTCATGGTCTGTCAGTGACTGTCACTGCCAGTGTGacatttaagttttttaattagataaattcTTTCCCATAGGAAAAAGCAAAAGTATTACAAACGCTTACGTATAGTGCAATAAAAAAACTGGCACGTTACAACATACAACAATATTTCTCATCATAATTCAAATACGtacaataaaattgtaacagatcaatttctgtacattgaagatattttaaaaactttagttGGAGTGCAACAATCAATACTGGagccaaaaatataatttgttattttttgtctatccgtgtatttatattttgtgtctGTCCGAATTTCATGTTGAGCGGACATCACgataaaactactgaattaattcaaatgaaacttggcaagaTTTGAGACCTTAATACAAAGAAggctataaaatactttttgtcgtgaaaattaaatcataAGGCACCCCCATCTGATTTGTTATCGTAAAATCCTTAATAATAAAACAGAGGTTGAATGTTTGTATGACAATAGGTgatgtgtacctacctaccaaaaaatattaaaaactagcggacgcccgcgattttgtcttcgtgaaatttaatttttcacaaatccctagggaaccatggattttttcgggatgaaagtaatagcctgtgtgttaatccagagtaaaatctatatccattccaaatttcagacaaatcggttcagtaattgcggcattatagagtaacaaacatccaaacaaacattcatacaaactttcacgtttataatattagtaggaaacaTTACATTAGTATAGAAATACTTTTCAAAGTTCTACGCCTAAGGGTACCTACACTCTAACCACTTTTTAATAGTTAGagtttttttggagtttactccataagaatcgatttttcttatataacccccggtatgaaaaaatatggccagtaaaattcgatgaacgaatgacagcgttatgtttttgtgcgcaacctattctgcgcacctttcaccgttgaaagtttacatcgaaatgcacgcggacgatgtcgcgggcgtccgctagtcaccaATGTATCAAATTAATCGAGATCTGTGCCAATAAATATTAACTCGTTAATATGCATAACTTTTTATGCCACACAAGTCATTGTCATTGTATTATTTccctttgaaaataatatttactgtgtTGTGTATCGCTGTGTAAACAAAAGTGATAGTTCTTTccagaaattttataatttttggacATAAATGgcagaaataaaatatgttggTCACGTTGTTAAATGGCCTAAAACTCTTTACGGCTATTTTCAAAAAGCATGGTGGGAAATACCTGAAATTATGGGTGCATCACTTCATGGTGTCGCTGGACTAATTTTGGGTACTTTTGCTGTctatagatatattaaaaatgatgGTCAGAATCGAGAATACAAAAGTATCTACATGATAATGCGACCAGAAGATCCTCgagttaaaaaacttaaaaatcctGTTTGTACGCAATACAAAAAATAGCGTTAATCAATTAACCTAAtgaataaagttttaatatacatttagatttgttttaatattaaagtttatatttaataatcgaCACCAACTTCAAAAAGATCAGTCAGATCACTTCAAAGTGATACAATCACTACAAATTGCGTAAAAGTTACACTATAACATTGGTTCCCAAACTGGTTCAGGTGGACCCCCAAGGGTCCATGGGAGTCCACAGGGGTCT harbors:
- the LOC112043269 gene encoding uncharacterized protein LOC112043269: MAAHASRRTLGQLLQQGWNEIPEVLASSGLAIFGLGLGTYACYDYVKKDGDNRRYKHVYVIMRPDDPRVAKIRKD